The Gavia stellata isolate bGavSte3 chromosome 30, bGavSte3.hap2, whole genome shotgun sequence nucleotide sequence CACGGGGGGGGGACCCATTTCAAACCCACCGCCAGCTGGAGACCACCGGAGAGGACTCGGGGTGACGGCACTGGCACGGTGCACCAAGCCCCGGCATCCCATCTGCCACTTGCGGACACCGCCACCGTCACCCGCCATATGCTGACAACCCTCGCCGCAGCAAGCCCCGGCCAACCCACCGACGCCAACCTCCCGCCTCGCCGGGAGCCGGGTCAGCCCCAAATCTGCCGGGAGCCGCATGGCGATACCTTTGGGACGTGGGGACGCTggcggagcggggctggctgCCTCTCGCCGGGGCTGGCTCTGCACATCGACAGGAAGGTCACGGcagatggggaggaggggggtaAAGATCAGCACGGAGATTAGGGAGGCATTTTTAGCCAACCAATCGCCGTTCCAGCGTAACGACTCCTTGGCCGCACAAGGTGAAAACACGACTGTGGAGACGGATGGGAATAAGCCGGGAGCCCCACGTCGCCTCCTCGGCGGTGGTGGCGGGGGGTCCCCAGcctccctgtgctcctctgTGCGCTTTCAAcccctcctgctcttcccttcccttcccctgcaaGCGTTTGCTCGCAGcctgcctttccctcccctctccccatctcGAGGGGTGTCAGGGAGTGCCATGTGGCAAAGCTCCCCTGGGTCTGGGGTGCTcgtggggggcagcagggacgTCTCCCCTCCACTGGCCACGGGAGCCTGTTCCTGTCGCTCCAGGGGTGTTCAAACCTGCAaacagggcaggagcagccctgctctgggggtGACATTGCACAGGGTGGCCCTAAGGGGATATGGCTCCGGCCACCCCATTGCACCCTGCCCGGGGCCACCACGTCCCCCTCTGGACCAAGAGCctggctgggggggctgcaggtggcCCCCATCTCCTAGCCGGGCATTTTGGGGGCGCAAAGGGGGCTTTGTGCGCCTCCAGCGAGCCCTGAGCCCTTTGCTCGGGCGTGTGAGCCCGGTGGGGAGCAGCCCAGGGTGGGACCCGCAGCTCGCCCGGGACCCCAGCCAGGGCTTTACGGCCCGGCTCCAAAGGGCGCTGCCGGTGGGACGGGCTGCGGGGACGGCCACGATGCCGCGGCAGAGCACCGGGCACCAGAGCACCGGTGGCCCCGGGCTCCCGGCCGCGCTCCTGTGCTCGAAGCAGGGGAGCGAGACACCCCCCCCGAAATGGCCGCTGGTGCCTGGCGTggggcagctgccctgggggggaaggacgccctgcctgggggagctggggggcagCGCTTCGCCCCGGTGCTCCCCGGGGTGGGCTCAGAAAGTGTCCCCTGGCTGGGGCCAGCCCAGCCGTCACTCGGGCCGTGTGGGGACATCACTCGTGGCCCAGCACGGACACAGGCCCGGGCTTGCTGCCCACCCGTGGAGCCGCTTCCCCTCCAAAATGGGGGGGTGATGTGGGCGTCAGCGCTGGTGTCGGTCCCCGGGGCCACGCTGGAGTGGGGATGAGGGCGTGACACGAGTGGGGACGTGGAGGACGTGACACGAGTGGGGACACGGTAGGGATGTCGCGAGTGGGGAGGTGAAGGGGGATGTCTGTGGTGGCGATCTGGAGGGGGCGGCACTGGGgtggggcgcgggggggggtcTCGGGGCCGGAGGCGCTGCTGGGCCCGCGGAGCCCCCGGGCACCGGCCGGCGCTGCCCGAGGCGGCGGTGACAGTTCCCATCAGGCACCGCAGCGGGCACCCCCACCCACAAGCTGGAGGGGGGCCTACGCGCCCCACTCAGGCAGCGCCGCGGCCACCCGCGCCTCCAGGGGGCTTTCGGGAGGCCGGAAGCGGCCGCGCGGCGCTTGCGCACTCCTTTCCGCTCTTGGgcccgctgccgccgccacGGTGAGGCCGCGCTCTGGGACCGTATCGGCCTCGCATCGGCGCCATCCCGGGGCGGCGTCGTGGGGCCGCTGCTTGGCAGTGGTGGGGAGCCCTGGCCCGGGCCCCCGCGGGGGGATTTCCGGGATGGGGGGGATCTAGGCCCGAGTTTGCGGGGCGGGAGGGACCGGGGGGCACTAGGCCGCGGGGAGGTCCCGTTACCGGGGGACCAGGCCTTGGGCTGGAGAGCGCTGGTCTGGGGCGGCTGCTCGAGGCTCCCCCCCAGGCTGCAGGCACGAGCCGCGGCGGGAGTCCTGTTGGGTTTGCAGTGGTGGCACCAGGGCCTTCCGTCGCGAGAGGCTCCCGTGGTGAAGGTCCTCGACCTGCCGCGGGCTCTGCCCGGTGCGGGGCTACGGCTGGCGAGGGTGCCCTGCCGCTCAGGAGCTGCCTGCACACCGCCGTGCCCTGAGCACTGCGAGCCCTGCGGTTCCCTGCTGCTCGGGCCAGAGCGTCCCACTCCTGGGCCCGGTGTGTCAGGAAGCATCGGCCGGTGTCACACCCTCACTGGGGTGCAACGGCGGCAGCGCGGCTCTGGTGTGCACTTAAGGGCCTCGGGTGAGCGAGGTGTGCTGTCTGGCTCCGCTCCCGGCTCTGAGAGGGGAGTGTGAGAGGCTTCCTCTGCTCCCGAGTTCCTGAGTTAAGTGTGAATTAACAACAGCAGCACGATCAGTGTCCTCAGGCCTCCGGCATTGGTGGTAGAGCTGAAACGCtgtaccctgggctgcatctctGCCCCACCTGTGTCAGCCCTTGTCTCTTGTTTTGACTGACATCAGATGGCTTACAGTCTTTAATATGGTGATGTGATTTAATGTTAATGATCAAAAGTTTGGACTGCTCAGTTTTCCTTCACAGGAAAACAATGGGAACGGATGCCCTGCAGCTCAGGTGTTGAGAAGTAGTTCAGGAAGTTCTTACAGGAGACAGTAATCTGGGGGGTGTTATTGAAGTGTTAGGCTTTTCAAATAAACTGGCACTGTTGTTATTGTATTACTTTTGGTAGACTCctgtatgcatttattttaagtcAGCGGTATTTACTGTCTACCACTTATTTCTTGTTTAGATGTTGATGCCCAAGAAGAACCGAATTGCCATCTACGAACTCCTTTTTAAGGAGGGAGTGATGGTGGCCAAGAAAGATGTCCACATGCCGAAGCACCCCGAGCTTGTTGACAAGAACGTGCCCAACCTCCATGTCATGAAAGCCATGCAGGTATGGAGGCGAGGGCAGGCTGCGAGGGCTGGGCTGCCAGCCAGCTGCGATCTGGGCATGTGAGATTGTTGCGTACCTATGAATAAACGTCAGCCGTTACCAAATAAACATTGTCAGACGTTGCCTTGCACTtaccatttctttcttattaaagttgttttcccattttcctgatttttgctgtttcttctttgatttatttttccccatagACTGTGGAAAGTTATTCTTTTGTTGATCCCACCTTGAGCTCCGTTTTTGAAGCTATGATACCTCTGTGTGTGGTAGCTTTGTATTTTCTCACAGAATGGGAATGATGCTGTAATTTTGTCCTGTGCATGTGAACTTTTATCTGTTTCTCGATTTTTATTCTCCGCATACCCCCAGTAAGCTCTTGTGTTCACAAAAACATCTGGTGAGGATATTGATCAGAGATGTTGAATGATGATAGGGATCCTACATGAACTAACTGAGAATTCTCTCTCTAGTCTTTGAAATCCCGTGGTTATGTGAAAGAGCAGTTTGCGTGGAGGCATTTCTACTGGTACCTGACCAACGAGGGCATCCAGTACCTGCGCGATTACCTTCACCTCCCCCCTGAAATCGTCCCTGCGACCTTGCGCCGGAGCCGCCCAGAGACTGGCAGGCCACGGCCCAAAGGTAAGCGGTGGTTGAGGGGTGGCTGCTGAGTCAGCAGGAGGAAGCAGGGAATGAGGTTAAGCATGTTAGACAGCGCAGGTGTGGTGGACAGTCAGCTGAACGTCAGCTTCCAGAGCAGGCTGGTGTGAGTTGCTATGATTTTTGGATGTATAAACATTGATAGATCAAGGAGGCATGTATcggttttattgcttttgtatTTGGCGCTAGGCTGATGGCCACTGGGCTGCTGAAAAGTCAGAGAGGGCTAAAGAAAGCTGTGAGACTGACTGAGAGAAATGCTTTGAGTGGGGGACTTGGCCTTCTCTGGTAACACAAGTGAGTGGAATTACTGAGAGCAGGCATGCTGAAACTGCAGGCTGTGGATCGAGATACCAGTTGGTGCCCAGACGTGGCTGAGGTCCGAGACAGGGGGTGTCTCTAGCTGCCAGGGCTTTTCAAAAACTGTTCTTGTCTTCTGGGAAGAGCCGGCAGCAGGTACAGAGAACCTTGTCTCTGGTTGAGTTATCCTTAGAAGAGCTACCTGGGAAGCAGTTGTATGAAAGTCGAGTGGCTTTGGCTAGGATTGCTAAGATAGGGAACAAACTTGAATTTGGGTGTCGCACATGAGCACAGGATTTGATGACTGGAAGTGAAAGCCAAGCCTGGGTGCTGGATGTGCTTCACATGGGGGGTTCAGCTGTGGTACCTGCAGTCAAGTTGGATACCCGCAGTTCTGGC carries:
- the RPS10 gene encoding small ribosomal subunit protein eS10, producing the protein MLMPKKNRIAIYELLFKEGVMVAKKDVHMPKHPELVDKNVPNLHVMKAMQSLKSRGYVKEQFAWRHFYWYLTNEGIQYLRDYLHLPPEIVPATLRRSRPETGRPRPKGLEGERPARLTRGEADRDTYRRSAVPPGADKKAEAGAGAATEFQFRGGFGRGRGQPPQ